The uncultured Bacteroides sp. DNA segment GTACAAGTTTCTTATCTTTTTCAATCCCCTGATTAGTCTTTCACGCTCTGTAGCAATGTTAATCCGGATAAATCCTTCTCCTGCTTCACCATACATGCTTCCTTCGTTTATCCAGAGCTTTTCTTCTTCCAACAGAGTTTCTGCAATTTCCTTTGATGTTTGTTTCAAGACAGAGCAATCTATCCAAACCAAATAAGTAGCTTCCAGTCTTACCACAGGCATATGTGGAAGGTATCGCCTGAAGAATTCAGTTAAAGTGAGATAGTTTTCATGCAAATAGACTTTCAGTTCCTCGAGCCAGTCTTCACCTTCATTATATGCAGCTATTAAAGCTTCTATGGCAAAAACATTAATCTCACAAACCTCATTTACATTAAGAGCTTTATCAATTTTCTTCCTGATCTTTTCATCAGCTGCTACAATATTGGCTACCTGAATACCTGCCAGATTGAATGTTTTGGTCGGAGCAATACAGGTAACCGAATTTTGCCGAAATTCTTCACTGATAGATGCAAAAGGAATATGTATATAGCCTTCATATACCAAATCGCAATGAATTTCATCTGAAATAACAATTATCTCTTTTTTAAAGCAGATTTCTCCAATACGTTGTAGCTCTTCTTTCGTCCATACTCTTCCGACAGGATTGTGCGGATTACAAAGTAGCATCAGTTTAACCTTTGAATCAGATGCTTTTTGTTCAAGCCCGTCGAAGTCGATAGTGTATGTTCCATCCTTATAGATAAGCTCATTGGCAACCATTTCGCACTGGTCGTTGCGAATGCTGGAGAAAAAGCAATTATACGCAGGAGTTTGTACCAATACTTTGTCGCCCGGTACAGTCAAGGCTTTGATAATGGCAGATAAAGCAGGTACAACACCTGAAGCAAATAATATCCATTCTTTATTAATTTTGAAGTTATGCCTCCTTTGGAACCAAGAGATAGTCGCATCATAATAGGCCTGTGGTACTTTGGTATAGCCAAAAACTCCGTGGAGTACACACTTTGCCATTGCATTGATAACAGCGGGAGCCGTACGGAAATCCATATCGGCTACCCACATCGGTAATACATGATCGTCTTTTGCCGTGTCCCATTTATAGGAATTACTTCCCCTGCGCTGTACTATTTCATCAAAATTATATCTCATGAAGCAAAACAGGTTTCTTTGTTTATCCTGATTTTACATTCTCCCGGACTCTTGCAGTTTTTATCAATGATGATCTCACCTACACTATTACACATTATGAAACCGCTTGTAGGGTTTTTAATGCTGGTTATAGGACTATTAATAACAGCTTCTACCGTACTGTATTCAAATGCCAAATCACAATTTTCAGCAAAAGTGCAATTCTCCAGAATCAGGTTGGAACAATAACATAAAGGCTGTGTCCCTGAAATCTTACAGTTTACCAATTTAAGGTTTTTAGAATGCCAGCCGAGGTATTCTCCATTTAATTCCGAATCGTAAACGGTTACATTCTCTGTTTTCCAGAAAGCGTCTTTGGAATCTAGTTTAGCATTGCGGACAATAACATTCTTTGCATCCTGAAACGAATAGTTGCCTTGCAGGTAAAAAACGTCAATATCAATATCTAGCCCATTCATAAAAATATAATCTCCACCCCGTACTTCCACATTGCGCAACTTTATATTGCGGCAGTTCCAGATTGTTTCTCCGGCATTAGGTATTTTTACATTTTCAAGGTAAAGGCCATCTATTTCGCGGAACATTTTAGGTGCTTCGACACGGCTATTAATCATCCGGATATTCTTGGAATACCAGATGGCGGCGCGGCTATATACAGTGAACAGGCAATCCTCAATCAATGCATTATTATTGTGCCATAATGGATATTTGCACATGAATTCGCTTTTGTAAACTTCTAAATCATTACATTCTTTCAATGCGGATTCACCGGGATAGAATTTTATGTTTTCAAAGCGTATGTCGTTCGTTGCGAAAAAGGGTCTTTCTCCTTCAAAAAATTTGTTACTTATTACTTGTTTCATTACTTCAATTGTTTTTATTAATTCGTTTATTTATATTGCTAACCCTGCTTGATATGCTTCCTGCATCGCGATATTCTCTTTTACTTCGCCAAGTTCATGTACTTTGTGTCCAATTATAAGCCCAGCTTCCTTTACATTTTCAAGACAATCAAGAAAACCTCTAAAGGAAGTGATTGTACCTTCCACTGCTTTCATTCCATCTTCTCCAGCAGTAACTATCAGATAAGCGTCTTTATCTCTGATTTCGGTATATCTTGCTACAGTACGGTCAATAACGGTTTTCAGTTGTGCATTCATGCAATAGAAATAGACTGGAGTGGATAGTACCAGTATATCTGCGTCAATGATTTTTTGCAATAGTTCGGGCATGTCATCTTTATAAGCACATACCCCCTTTGTAATCTCACAGGTATAGCATCCTGTACAATATTTTATGTTTTTATCCCGGAGAAATACTTTCTCCACTTCGTTTTCGGCTTCCTGTGCTCCTTTTAGAAACTGATCGCATAAGATATCTGAATTTCCGTTTCGGCGAGGAGAAGCCGATATTATTAAAACTTTTTTTGTCATAATTTTATTATATATTTTTAATTATTGGTCATTTATAAGCAGCTTTATAACTTGAAATACAATCTTTCACATTCAATTCGTAATAGCCAGCAGCAAAGAGTCCGGGCCATAGTTTTTTTTGCATTAATAGTCAGTATTTCAAATTCATTAGGAGTAATCCCGTAACCAGCAGTTTAGCAAACTGTGCAGAGTTGTAAAATATGAAATTCTTGTTTTTTCATTTTTTCTGTTTCTTGATTGATTACTTTCTTTATTATATAATTCTACGATACGATTATAGAGGGAATAATTTATAGTGTTTTCGTTGTTAGGCTCATTGAATCTTTTATGTCATCATTTTACCAGTTTCAGCCATTTTCCATAAGTCAGCATACGCCATCCCCATTCTAATGGCCCGAATTTTAACTTATATAACCACAGGTAACTGTATATAATCTGGAAGAAAAATATGCCAGTAGCAATCAGCTCTATGTATATCAGTCCAACTGTCGCTCCAAATCCGAAACCTATACCGTAGAAAATGATCATTCCGATAACTGATTGCATAATGTAATTAGTTAATGCCATTCTTCCTAGAACTGCCATTACAGTGTATATTTTATATTCTTTATGATTGAGATAGCACAGACAAATGGTTGTAATATATGCAAGACTAAGTGGGAGTACGCTGATAGTATATAAAGCTGAATTAGTAGCTAAGCCCAATGGCTGCTCGTTCATGGCACTCCACGCATAGAATAATGAAGCAGGGAATCCAATAGCAAACCCATAAAAGCGCACTTTTTTCAAGAGAACTTTGTTTTCTTCCAGATTGGCATATATTCGGTTTCTGCCAATATATAGGCCAAGTAAAAATAATCCCATCACTTTAAATGCACGGTTGCCTTCAATAAATTCCTGTATGCGGATAAAAGAGCCTGCAATGTTGAATTTAAGTACATCTATATAGTTCTGCTTTTCAGCAAGCCATTTAGGAAAGTTTGTTTCACTAATCCCATACTTATCATGAAAATAGCGGGTTGCCTTAATAGCCGGTGCAGCAAGATTCCAACCGAACATCTGTATCAACTCATCTATAATGATAGGAAACACTAATAGTACAACAGAGCATATCAATAGGTTTTTATTAGACATATTTCTGAATAAAGGTAGGATAAAACCTAATATTGCATAGAGCAAAAGAATATCTCCCGCCCAGATAAATAATAGATGAAAAAGGCCTATCAATGCCAAAATTGCCATTCTGCGATAGAACACTTTCAAACCATTTCTGTTGTTCTGTTCTGCATTGGAAAGGATAATGGAAAATCCGATGCCAAACAATAAAGAAAAGAGAGTATAGAATTTTCCATCAATAAAGATATACTGCAAATATTTTACTACCGTATCTATACCAGCTGTCGGCATAGCTCCCGTAACTTCCTTACCCTGAAAAGAATAGAGCGAAAATTCGGGATAGTTGGCAAGACAGATACCTAATAATGCCAATCCACGTAATGCATCGAGGATTATATGACGTTGTTTTGTTTTTATGTAACTGATCTTTGTTGACATTTTTATTTTCTTAAATATTATTTCACAATATCGAATATGGCGGTTATACTTCCCGAACCTAAAGCAGCTTGCAGGCCAGACGGATTATTGACTGATCCGATGTGTGTGTAACTATAGGGCGTGGAGAATGTTTTATAGAAAAGTACCAGAGTGCGTGAACCGTATAGCATTATATCTCCGTTTTGGATAGTACCAGGATTGGAAGAAATTGACGGTAGACTTTGTGGTAAATCGTAATATTTTTCATTGTTGTTCAATTCACTCATATTAATGGTCATCGGGAGCATATCTCTGAATGCCTTTGCCGTTGCATTGTTTTGTAAGGTAGCAGAGAATGTGGCTGAACCGACTTTTATTTGTAAGCTATAATTGTTTTGGCTTGGATCAGGATCAGGATTTGGACTAGGTACTTCTATTTCCGGGGTATCATCTGGACTACATGAGGTTAATCCAGTGACCATTGTCATAGAAAATAGTGCTAATAATATTATTTTTATATGTTTCATTGGAAAATATTTTAATAATTGATGTTTATTCAGGTATCCCCTGCATTTTTACATTCTGTTGTCTAAGTAATACAAACACAATTCCCAAAGCCAAAAATATAAGTGTTCCTATGACTGCATAGCGGGTATTTAGGGATGATATGAATAAGCTGCAGAAAGCGGTTCCAATAGCGGTTCCCAGATTTGTGGATGTAAGGAACAAACCGTTAGCAAAGTCGGGTGCTTCTGGAACGGATTGGGTTATCATATACTGGCAGTTATTACTGGCTATGCCTGCTAGTATTCCGAGTATGAGAATAATACTCCCCATAGTTATAATGTATTCACCAAACAGGTAAAGAGATACATATACGGCTATCATAACAAAAGGGATTACCACTATGGTTTTAGATGGCCTTTCTATGAGGAATTTTCCGGCAATGATATTACCTATAATATTTGCACCTCCATATATAAACAGCATGACGCTGATAGCTTTGAAAGATATTTCCGTTATATTTTTCAAATAGTCGGACATAAAGCTAAAAAAACCAAACATAGCGCCGTTGATAAATATCACGGCGATAATGGAATTCCATATAATGGACTTTTTCAATATACTTAGTTGTGTACCGTAGGATAGTTTTTCTTTTACAGGAATAGAAGGTACGAAGAATATAGTAGCAATAAATGCCAGTGCATTGACTACGGCAAAAAATAGCATTGCCATGGAGAAACTTGCTTCACTTGCTATTAGGCTGGTTACGGGTACACCAAGTACCATACCTGCAGATACGCCGATAAATATCTGGGAAACAGCTCTAGGAGCTTGTTCTTTGGATACGGAAGTAGCTGCAACGGAAAAAGCCATCGAAACATAGATAGGATGGAATATTGCCGGAATGATACGGGCTATCAGTATTATCGTAAAATTGCAAGTTACCATAGATATGATATTGCTCAATACAAAAATGCCGAGAGCAAGGAGCATAATCCTTTTACGGTTAATGCCGGAGAATAATAAAGGCATTATTGGCCCCGATATAGCTACAACAAAGGCAAATATACTCACTACCCATCCGGCTTTAGGTACAGTCACATTGAATGTTTCGGCAATCAGCGGCAGGATACCAACAACACCCATTTCTGTGTTGATAATACCGAATACCCCGACAGTCAGGATAAATAGGAGTAAACTACTGTTTTTTGTTTCTAACAGTTTTTTCATTGTCCGATTGCTGTTTGTTTACTTTTCTTTGGAATTTTCTTTTTTATCCGATTGCTTTGCAAACCCGAAAGAAACCTTAACACTTCCTCTTCCAAGCGCTTCGGACAAACCGGATGGGTTATCTACACGTCCCAATCTTATGTAACTGTAAGAAGTGAAATTTCCAGCGTAAAAAAGGACAAGCGTATCGGATGACCAGACCATCAGTTCACCCACCTTTATGATCCCAGGATTAGCAGCTCTGCCTGGGAGTTTTTTAGGAAGATTGTAATATTTTTCATTCCCGTTATGCTCGCTCATCGTTACTGTCATTGGAAGCATTTTGATCAGCTCCCTTGCGGCATCACTGTCATTCAATGTTGCAGAAAATTCTTTATCTTCAACTGTTATCTGTAGTTTCATGTTTTGTGCACTTATAGGGTTTGCCGTTAAGCCGATTATTTCTATAAAAAGGAAGACTATAAATCTTATCATGGGATGTGCTTTTTAATGCTACTATTTTTTCATTTCAGATTTTCCTTAAAAAAAGACTCCAATTTATCAAATGGTATCATGTCCAAGCGGTCGTACAAGTCCACATGTCCGGCGCCTTTCACGTAATACAGCTCTTTCGGTTCGGCTGCACGCCTGTACGCATCTTCGCTGAATTCTTTAGAATGTGCCTGGTCGCCTGTAATGAACAGTATTGGGCGTGGAGAGATTGTTTCAATGTCATTGAACGGATAGAAATTCATGAATTTAACATTACTTGTAAACGTCGGGTGGGTTGTCGTTTCCTGTGAAGCACCTTTCGGGGTGAATTCTCCTCTAGGGGTGCGATAAAACTCATAGAATTCAATCTCTATTGGATTAGAATTCGGAGTTAGTTCATGTACCGTTCCGCTAGTGTACTCGGTTTTTCCACCTTCAAATTCGACATAACGCTGTTTGGCTGCGTCGGCAATAATCTGTTTTCTCTGTTCCAGTGTCAGCGAATGATTAAGGGCGTTACGGTTGACTGAGCCCATATCGTACATACTGATGGTAGCAACGGATTTAATACGCGGATCTATTTTGGCAGCGCTGATAACAAAGCTACCACTTCCACATATACCAATGGCGCCAATTTGTTCACGATTAACATATGGTCTTGTTCCAAGATAATCGACTGCTGCACTGAAATCTTCTGCATAGATATCTGGAGAAACGGCGTTGTGTGGCTCACCAGCACTTTCGCCCCAGAAAGATAAATCTATAGTCAGGGTGATAAACCCACGTTCAGCCATATGTGTGGCATATAGATTTGCACTCTGTTCTTTCACTGCCCCCATAGGATGGCCTACAACGATTGCGGCATGTTTCTTATTTAGGTCTACTCCTTTGGGAATAAACAGATTCCCCACAACATTCATTTTATACTGATTCTTAAATGTAATCCTTTGGACTGTTATCTTATCACTGCCTTTGAATATCTCCGTTTCAGCATCGTAGGCGTACTGTCTTTGTGCCAATAAATTGTTCAAGGTAAATACAGCTATTACTGTTAATAAAATTATCTTCTTCATCTTCTTTATTTTTGATGTTTCTATTTGTTTGATTAAGCGTTTAATTTATCATGCAAATTTAAGTAGAGATGAGCTTTCAATTTTCGTTATCAGGTTCAATTATCTTCGTTGTCAGGATCAATTGTTTTCTTGATTTAAGTTTTTATTATTCAGACATTTTATCAGATTAGTTTTCCGCAGAAATATAAAATCAAATAGGTACGGATAGAATCTTTCATCAATAATCAGAAGACCATGAATGGCTTCCATTCGTTTCAACTCTAATATATATATTGAAGGTTTGATGCCCCACTTAATATAAGGTATCATTGATACATAAAGACTTTGTGTTCAGAAGTACAAATAGTTTTTAACGTATTTGTTTCCAATGCAAGTAGTCTCTAAAATCGAATTTATTTCCTGGGAGAAAAGCCTAATAGTTTTTTAAAGGCGGATTTATTCTTCAATTTTACTTGAATGGCTTGTTTAATGCGTGGAGGAATTCCTAGTCTATTAAAACTTAATTTTGATGTTGCTCAATGCCAGATTAGAAGTTGCTTGCGCAAGTAACTTTTGTCTGTCATTCAAAACTTCTGCTTTCATGTTGATGATGGTCTTTCCTTTTTTAACCACCTGTGTGCGAACTAATACAGTCTTTCCTTCATTGGTAGGGTTGAAATAATCAACGTAAAGATTTATTGTTGGATAGAAATATTCTAGCCCCATAATGAAAGATGTTACGCCTATACAGTCATCAATCATGGCTGCAATAACACCTCCGTGTAGCATTCCTACCGGATTGGTCATTTCTTTTCTTACTATAAATTGGAAAGAAACTGAATTCTTTTCAGCCTCAACTACAGTTCCATTGAGCCAATGTGCAAAAGGTGATGGGTTTTCCGTAAAATGTTTTCTTATAAAGCTTTGAACAAATTTTAATCTGTCATTTTCCATTTATATTTAATTTACTTTGTTATTATTATCTTTTCAAGAATACCGGCTCCATATTAACCTTGTCACTCAATTTAAAAGTCAAATAAATGTCTTTCCCCTGTTTTATTTTTATTCCTGTGTTCTTATTTTCTTGTGAAAAAGAAAGACTCATCACCCCGAAAGATAGTAATATGACTAGTGCTATTCGTTTTGTATTGTTTACTTTTAAATTATTATTTTAACTGTTTTAAAACTCTCTGACGATAAT contains these protein-coding regions:
- a CDS encoding DUF3737 family protein, giving the protein MKQVISNKFFEGERPFFATNDIRFENIKFYPGESALKECNDLEVYKSEFMCKYPLWHNNNALIEDCLFTVYSRAAIWYSKNIRMINSRVEAPKMFREIDGLYLENVKIPNAGETIWNCRNIKLRNVEVRGGDYIFMNGLDIDIDVFYLQGNYSFQDAKNVIVRNAKLDSKDAFWKTENVTVYDSELNGEYLGWHSKNLKLVNCKISGTQPLCYCSNLILENCTFAENCDLAFEYSTVEAVINSPITSIKNPTSGFIMCNSVGEIIIDKNCKSPGECKIRINKETCFAS
- a CDS encoding cyclophilin-like fold protein, translated to MTMVTGLTSCSPDDTPEIEVPSPNPDPDPSQNNYSLQIKVGSATFSATLQNNATAKAFRDMLPMTINMSELNNNEKYYDLPQSLPSISSNPGTIQNGDIMLYGSRTLVLFYKTFSTPYSYTHIGSVNNPSGLQAALGSGSITAIFDIVK
- a CDS encoding alpha/beta hydrolase, whose translation is MKKIILLTVIAVFTLNNLLAQRQYAYDAETEIFKGSDKITVQRITFKNQYKMNVVGNLFIPKGVDLNKKHAAIVVGHPMGAVKEQSANLYATHMAERGFITLTIDLSFWGESAGEPHNAVSPDIYAEDFSAAVDYLGTRPYVNREQIGAIGICGSGSFVISAAKIDPRIKSVATISMYDMGSVNRNALNHSLTLEQRKQIIADAAKQRYVEFEGGKTEYTSGTVHELTPNSNPIEIEFYEFYRTPRGEFTPKGASQETTTHPTFTSNVKFMNFYPFNDIETISPRPILFITGDQAHSKEFSEDAYRRAAEPKELYYVKGAGHVDLYDRLDMIPFDKLESFFKENLK
- a CDS encoding cyclophilin-like fold protein — protein: MIRFIVFLFIEIIGLTANPISAQNMKLQITVEDKEFSATLNDSDAARELIKMLPMTVTMSEHNGNEKYYNLPKKLPGRAANPGIIKVGELMVWSSDTLVLFYAGNFTSYSYIRLGRVDNPSGLSEALGRGSVKVSFGFAKQSDKKENSKEK
- a CDS encoding MalY/PatB family protein — its product is MRYNFDEIVQRRGSNSYKWDTAKDDHVLPMWVADMDFRTAPAVINAMAKCVLHGVFGYTKVPQAYYDATISWFQRRHNFKINKEWILFASGVVPALSAIIKALTVPGDKVLVQTPAYNCFFSSIRNDQCEMVANELIYKDGTYTIDFDGLEQKASDSKVKLMLLCNPHNPVGRVWTKEELQRIGEICFKKEIIVISDEIHCDLVYEGYIHIPFASISEEFRQNSVTCIAPTKTFNLAGIQVANIVAADEKIRKKIDKALNVNEVCEINVFAIEALIAAYNEGEDWLEELKVYLHENYLTLTEFFRRYLPHMPVVRLEATYLVWIDCSVLKQTSKEIAETLLEEEKLWINEGSMYGEAGEGFIRINIATERERLIRGLKKIRNLYGT
- a CDS encoding DUF418 domain-containing protein is translated as MSTKISYIKTKQRHIILDALRGLALLGICLANYPEFSLYSFQGKEVTGAMPTAGIDTVVKYLQYIFIDGKFYTLFSLLFGIGFSIILSNAEQNNRNGLKVFYRRMAILALIGLFHLLFIWAGDILLLYAILGFILPLFRNMSNKNLLICSVVLLVFPIIIDELIQMFGWNLAAPAIKATRYFHDKYGISETNFPKWLAEKQNYIDVLKFNIAGSFIRIQEFIEGNRAFKVMGLFLLGLYIGRNRIYANLEENKVLLKKVRFYGFAIGFPASLFYAWSAMNEQPLGLATNSALYTISVLPLSLAYITTICLCYLNHKEYKIYTVMAVLGRMALTNYIMQSVIGMIIFYGIGFGFGATVGLIYIELIATGIFFFQIIYSYLWLYKLKFGPLEWGWRMLTYGKWLKLVK
- a CDS encoding PaaI family thioesterase: MENDRLKFVQSFIRKHFTENPSPFAHWLNGTVVEAEKNSVSFQFIVRKEMTNPVGMLHGGVIAAMIDDCIGVTSFIMGLEYFYPTINLYVDYFNPTNEGKTVLVRTQVVKKGKTIINMKAEVLNDRQKLLAQATSNLALSNIKIKF
- a CDS encoding MFS transporter, which codes for MKKLLETKNSSLLLFILTVGVFGIINTEMGVVGILPLIAETFNVTVPKAGWVVSIFAFVVAISGPIMPLLFSGINRKRIMLLALGIFVLSNIISMVTCNFTIILIARIIPAIFHPIYVSMAFSVAATSVSKEQAPRAVSQIFIGVSAGMVLGVPVTSLIASEASFSMAMLFFAVVNALAFIATIFFVPSIPVKEKLSYGTQLSILKKSIIWNSIIAVIFINGAMFGFFSFMSDYLKNITEISFKAISVMLFIYGGANIIGNIIAGKFLIERPSKTIVVIPFVMIAVYVSLYLFGEYIITMGSIILILGILAGIASNNCQYMITQSVPEAPDFANGLFLTSTNLGTAIGTAFCSLFISSLNTRYAVIGTLIFLALGIVFVLLRQQNVKMQGIPE
- a CDS encoding flavodoxin family protein — its product is MTKKVLIISASPRRNGNSDILCDQFLKGAQEAENEVEKVFLRDKNIKYCTGCYTCEITKGVCAYKDDMPELLQKIIDADILVLSTPVYFYCMNAQLKTVIDRTVARYTEIRDKDAYLIVTAGEDGMKAVEGTITSFRGFLDCLENVKEAGLIIGHKVHELGEVKENIAMQEAYQAGLAI